One Lactobacillus crispatus DNA segment encodes these proteins:
- a CDS encoding SGNH/GDSL hydrolase family protein: MRVLLTGDSIIARQEGKNEPHLNWNLQQLLPEIELENTAVSGINSGAFFAKLNELVLSVKQCDNLVILLGTNDLAMHKQVPARQFKQNMEIISSAIICQYYPPHVLLVSPPAVDEAKQRVRNNTLVAEYAQIVKEVAHEYHFRYADLAQAMRDTGDLSEICQGVKNDGLHFGDRGYEILGKLIAENLKQM, encoded by the coding sequence ATGAGAGTACTTTTGACAGGTGATAGCATTATTGCACGCCAGGAAGGAAAAAATGAACCGCACCTTAATTGGAATTTACAACAGCTTTTGCCTGAGATTGAACTAGAAAATACGGCTGTTTCGGGAATTAATTCTGGGGCATTTTTTGCCAAATTAAATGAATTAGTACTAAGCGTAAAGCAGTGCGATAATTTGGTGATCTTGCTGGGAACCAATGATTTGGCTATGCACAAACAAGTGCCAGCAAGGCAATTTAAGCAAAATATGGAAATTATTTCCTCGGCAATAATTTGTCAATATTACCCACCACATGTTCTGCTTGTTTCGCCGCCAGCTGTTGATGAAGCTAAGCAACGTGTACGGAATAATACGTTAGTAGCGGAATATGCTCAGATCGTGAAAGAAGTAGCACATGAGTATCATTTTCGTTATGCAGATCTGGCACAAGCTATGCGGGATACTGGCGATTTAAGCGAGATTTGTCAAGGAGTAAAAAACGATGGACTTCATTTTGGTGATCGTGGCTATGAGATTTTAGGAAAACTAATCGCTGAAAATTTGAAACAAATGTAA
- a CDS encoding IS256 family transposase has translation MNDFTKDFAQALFNPDKINDLLRKELQQAVNNLLEAELTAFLGYDPYARNGWNTGNSRNGAYFRKVDTQFGPIEVQVPRDRNGQFHQHTLPDYKQHSDVLESTIIKLYSKGVTTREIADLIEKMYGSHYSPAQVSNISKQMLPKIEAYHKRKLSDKFFCVYLDATYLPLRRETFEREAVYIAIGIKPNGHKEVIDYCIAPSENIEVWTEMLQNMKSRGLKQVELFLSDGVVGMKTALARTYPKAHFQRCLVHVMRNICAKVRVDDREKIMNEFKQIHQQTSKKEAAAVLHKFYAKWNKAYSHVIKGLKEIEPDLLVFYNYPKQIRASIYSTNMIESFNNVIKRKAKPKAEFPTEQSLDAFIGIQAMSYNDRYFNRIHKGFGQVQDTLESYFD, from the coding sequence ATGAATGATTTTACCAAAGATTTTGCTCAAGCTCTATTCAATCCAGACAAAATAAATGATTTATTGCGCAAAGAGCTACAACAGGCTGTTAATAACTTGCTAGAAGCTGAGTTGACTGCCTTTCTAGGCTATGATCCCTATGCCAGAAATGGCTGGAATACTGGCAATTCTAGAAATGGTGCTTATTTCCGCAAGGTTGATACCCAGTTTGGACCAATTGAAGTGCAAGTGCCTCGAGACCGCAACGGTCAGTTTCATCAGCACACGCTGCCTGACTACAAGCAGCACTCTGATGTTTTGGAAAGCACGATTATCAAGCTATACTCCAAAGGCGTAACTACCAGAGAAATCGCTGACTTGATTGAGAAAATGTATGGCAGTCATTATAGTCCAGCTCAAGTATCAAATATTTCCAAGCAGATGCTCCCCAAGATTGAGGCTTATCACAAGCGCAAGCTAAGCGACAAGTTTTTCTGTGTCTATTTGGATGCGACATACCTTCCTTTGCGCCGAGAAACGTTTGAGCGTGAAGCAGTATATATTGCCATTGGCATTAAACCTAATGGACATAAGGAAGTCATTGACTACTGCATTGCTCCTAGTGAGAACATTGAAGTTTGGACAGAGATGCTTCAAAACATGAAGTCCAGAGGCTTGAAGCAAGTTGAGCTTTTTCTTTCTGATGGTGTTGTTGGCATGAAAACAGCCTTGGCCAGGACTTATCCTAAAGCTCATTTTCAACGCTGCCTGGTTCATGTCATGCGCAATATCTGCGCTAAAGTACGCGTCGACGATCGTGAAAAGATCATGAACGAATTCAAGCAGATACATCAACAGACAAGCAAAAAAGAAGCTGCAGCTGTCTTGCACAAATTCTATGCCAAATGGAATAAAGCTTATAGCCATGTCATCAAAGGTTTGAAGGAAATTGAGCCCGATCTGCTAGTCTTCTACAATTATCCCAAACAAATCAGAGCTTCAATTTATTCAACCAATATGATTGAATCCTTTAACAACGTCATCAAGCGTAAAGCTAAGCCTAAGGCAGAATTTCCAACTGAACAGTCGCTTGATGCATTTATTGGCATCCAGGCAATGAGCTACAATGACCGTTATTTCAATCGAATTCATAAAGGCTTTGGTCAGGTTCAGGACACCTTAGAATCCTACTTTGATTAA
- a CDS encoding IS982 family transposase, whose amino-acid sequence MNCLKLKRFSHHLQVSFKDLVIICRHWYRLYAPAEFTHRRNIDQIKTTDSLILALLIWQAKTGIESQRRFCECFNCLSHSRFNRRSRQLLQLIYQIRQEMNKKVDLNGHFLIIDSFPVPVCQPIRNYRAKIFRGYANIGYKATKKIYFYGFKVHAIVSDDGYILDYVVTKASVHDAKETVELMENAHPSNYYLLGDEGYLGKELHQQLKQMGYELWTPYRKNMTGAKKHNDHQLMAIRRTIESDFSLLTYYNAENNRARSLIGFQSRLEIAILAYNLAYCLERFN is encoded by the coding sequence TTGAACTGCCTTAAGCTTAAGCGTTTTAGCCACCATTTACAAGTTAGTTTTAAAGATTTAGTGATAATTTGTCGGCACTGGTATCGTTTGTATGCACCGGCTGAGTTTACTCATCGGCGAAATATTGATCAAATTAAAACTACGGACAGTCTGATTTTGGCTTTACTTATCTGGCAAGCTAAGACAGGAATTGAATCACAAAGAAGATTCTGTGAATGTTTCAATTGTTTATCACACTCACGTTTTAATCGGCGTTCACGTCAGCTATTGCAATTGATTTATCAGATACGGCAAGAAATGAATAAAAAGGTTGACCTGAATGGACATTTCTTGATCATTGACAGCTTTCCGGTACCTGTTTGCCAACCAATTCGCAACTATCGTGCTAAAATTTTTCGCGGTTATGCCAACATTGGTTATAAGGCCACCAAGAAAATTTACTTCTATGGTTTCAAAGTTCATGCCATTGTTAGCGATGACGGTTACATTCTTGATTATGTCGTAACAAAAGCATCAGTTCATGATGCCAAGGAGACAGTTGAACTGATGGAAAATGCACATCCATCTAATTACTATCTTCTTGGCGACGAAGGCTATTTAGGCAAAGAACTGCATCAACAGCTAAAACAAATGGGTTATGAACTTTGGACACCATATCGTAAAAATATGACAGGAGCTAAAAAGCACAATGATCATCAATTGATGGCTATTCGCAGAACAATTGAAAGCGACTTTTCGCTTCTGACCTATTACAATGCCGAGAACAATCGAGCACGTAGTCTGATAGGCTTTCAAAGCCGGTTGGAAATTGCAATTTTAGCTTATAATTTGGCTTATTGTCTAGAAAGATTTAACT
- a CDS encoding IS3 family transposase has translation MLLGNESINAVALDLGLPGNGMLSNWIRSYKENGYNVVIKKKGRRIHEQERVKRIRTAQARKRQVASPEFKAYCRKRIYKKIGCLGSKKKEPTKTEIAQAVTELRHELGLAVKKIIEIINANEDLPHISRSNYYDVYTREDKDQVHHSDVMMRIREIYDEIKNRYVAPGYRRITHILHREGYQINRKTVNRLMRKMDLYGYVMKRRHPYSSYQGDIKGRIKPDLIKRKFFALRPNMKWYTDITEFNLRGKKLYLSPIIDGCGRDIVAYNISRHPNLKQVMSMLDDAFKTNQALNGLIFHTDRGWQYQHKAYQHELAIRGIEQSMSRKGCSPDDGLMEGFFGILKREMFYGQEKKYASLDELEQAIRKYIDYYNTERTKDKLKELTPIEYRNKSLVA, from the coding sequence GTGCTTTTAGGAAATGAATCGATTAATGCAGTAGCACTTGATCTAGGTTTGCCTGGTAATGGTATGTTAAGCAATTGGATTCGCTCTTACAAAGAAAATGGATATAATGTCGTTATCAAGAAGAAAGGACGACGAATCCATGAGCAAGAAAGAGTTAAACGAATTAGAACGGCTCAAGCAAGAAAACGCCAAGTTGCGTCGCCAGAATTTAAAGCTTACTGTCGAAAACGCATATATAAAAAAATTGGATGCCTTGGTTCAAAAAAGAAAGAGCCAACCAAAACAGAAATAGCACAAGCTGTTACCGAATTGAGGCATGAACTGGGGCTCGCAGTAAAGAAGATCATTGAAATTATTAACGCTAATGAAGATCTGCCGCACATCTCGCGCAGTAACTACTATGACGTTTATACTCGTGAGGATAAGGATCAAGTTCATCATAGTGATGTGATGATGCGCATTCGGGAGATCTATGATGAGATTAAGAATCGTTATGTTGCCCCAGGTTATCGTCGTATTACACATATTTTGCATCGTGAAGGCTATCAGATTAATCGTAAAACTGTTAATCGTTTAATGCGCAAAATGGATTTGTACGGTTATGTGATGAAGCGTAGACATCCATATAGCAGCTATCAAGGAGATATTAAAGGCAGAATCAAACCAGACTTAATTAAACGCAAATTCTTTGCTTTAAGACCGAATATGAAATGGTATACCGATATTACCGAATTCAATCTAAGGGGTAAGAAACTCTATTTATCACCTATCATTGATGGCTGCGGACGTGATATCGTTGCTTATAATATTTCTCGTCATCCTAATCTGAAACAAGTGATGTCAATGTTGGATGATGCTTTTAAAACTAATCAGGCACTAAATGGTTTAATCTTTCATACAGATCGAGGCTGGCAATACCAACACAAGGCTTATCAACATGAACTAGCTATTCGCGGTATTGAACAAAGCATGTCTAGAAAAGGCTGTTCTCCAGATGATGGCTTAATGGAGGGCTTCTTTGGCATTCTCAAACGTGAAATGTTCTATGGTCAGGAGAAGAAATATGCTTCACTTGACGAATTAGAGCAAGCTATCAGAAAATATATAGACTATTACAATACGGAAAGAACTAAGGATAAACTAAAAGAACTTACTCCGATAGAATATCGGAATAAGTCCTTAGTCGCATAA
- a CDS encoding AI-2E family transporter — MDTAWKKFKNNIPLRRFVVLLLIIACLYEIRAMMNTVLLTFIFTYVIVHLIHLVQRYFPKIPTGLIVAVTYLIILALLYFVVTIYLPMLVGQISKMVKSVMAFYESNESSRLASHVTRYISKGEIVTQAKRVGTFALHTVTNFGSLTIATFMSLILSFFYTIELDRMIEFSKLFVKSGYFKWLFEDIRYFGKKFTNTFGVVLEAQFFIAICNTALTMIGLAFMHMPQIIALGLMVFILSLVPVAGVIISLIPLSIIGYSVGGIRYVIYIFIMIMIIHAIEAYVLNPKFMASKTELPIFYTFLVLLVAEHFWGTWGLIVGVPIFTFLLDVLGIKSAKKSKKKASK; from the coding sequence ATGGATACAGCCTGGAAAAAATTTAAAAATAATATTCCATTACGTCGATTTGTGGTACTGCTATTAATTATTGCCTGCCTTTATGAAATACGAGCAATGATGAACACAGTATTATTAACTTTTATTTTTACTTATGTGATCGTGCATTTAATTCATCTAGTGCAGCGGTATTTTCCTAAAATACCAACAGGTCTAATTGTTGCGGTAACATATCTAATTATCTTGGCGCTGCTTTATTTCGTGGTTACCATTTATTTGCCCATGTTAGTTGGCCAAATATCTAAAATGGTAAAGTCAGTGATGGCGTTTTATGAATCAAATGAATCATCGCGCTTAGCCAGCCATGTAACGCGTTATATCAGTAAAGGTGAGATTGTTACGCAGGCAAAGCGAGTTGGGACTTTTGCTCTGCATACGGTGACCAATTTTGGTAGTTTAACAATTGCTACCTTTATGTCCTTGATTTTAAGTTTCTTCTATACGATTGAATTAGATAGAATGATTGAATTTTCAAAGTTATTTGTTAAAAGTGGTTACTTTAAATGGCTTTTTGAGGATATTCGCTATTTTGGTAAAAAGTTTACCAATACTTTTGGTGTCGTTTTAGAGGCGCAATTCTTTATTGCCATTTGTAATACGGCCTTGACGATGATTGGTCTGGCATTTATGCATATGCCGCAAATTATTGCCTTAGGCTTAATGGTCTTTATTTTAAGTTTAGTGCCAGTAGCTGGTGTGATCATTTCTTTAATTCCATTAAGTATTATCGGCTATTCTGTTGGTGGCATTCGTTATGTGATTTATATCTTCATTATGATCATGATTATTCATGCAATTGAGGCCTATGTGTTGAATCCCAAATTTATGGCTAGCAAAACTGAATTACCAATTTTCTATACTTTTTTAGTTTTGTTAGTAGCTGAACACTTCTGGGGTACTTGGGGCCTGATTGTCGGTGTGCCGATCTTCACTTTCTTGCTTGATGTCTTAGGGATTAAATCGGCGAAGAAAAGTAAAAAGAAAGCGAGTAAATAA
- a CDS encoding SLC45 family MFS transporter — protein sequence MEEKKTGLPTLASTTIWMISLGYLGVQIAFTLETSQMSRIFQTLGADPTKLGWFFILPPLAGLVVQPGIGSLSDRTWIPKIGRRLPYLLVGMIFAVITMILLPNVGSFGLGYGSIEALIFGAVAIAILDVASNMAMQPFKMMIGDMVNDEQKSYAYGIQSMLSNFGAVIAAFFPFLLTSLGVANTAKKGVVPQSVIISFYVGAAVLVITSLFTIFRVHEYDPETYARYHGIKESDNQEGGGWIELLKKAPKVFWQVSLVQFFCWISFQYLSTYATGAIAQNVWNTTNASSAGYQIAGNWFGVLTAVQSIAAVVWSYVLAKVPNNHHKLGYGISLLLGGVGYTSIFLIHSQGFLILSFILIGISWAGMNTYPLTMVSNALSGKHMGTYLGLFNCSICLPQIVASLLSFMIFPMVGNSMPAMMLITGISGFLGALSVLAIKETYVK from the coding sequence ATGGAGGAGAAAAAAACTGGGTTACCTACGCTAGCTAGTACGACAATTTGGATGATTAGTTTGGGGTATTTGGGTGTGCAAATCGCCTTTACTTTGGAAACATCACAGATGAGTCGAATCTTCCAAACATTGGGTGCTGATCCAACTAAACTAGGCTGGTTCTTTATTTTACCGCCGTTAGCTGGATTGGTAGTGCAACCTGGAATTGGATCATTATCCGATCGAACTTGGATTCCTAAGATTGGACGGCGTTTGCCATATTTATTAGTCGGTATGATCTTTGCCGTAATTACTATGATTTTGTTACCAAATGTTGGTAGTTTTGGTCTAGGCTATGGTTCAATTGAGGCTCTAATATTTGGTGCTGTTGCAATCGCGATATTAGACGTGGCATCGAACATGGCAATGCAACCATTTAAAATGATGATTGGTGACATGGTCAATGATGAACAAAAGTCATATGCCTATGGGATTCAAAGCATGTTGTCCAACTTTGGTGCTGTTATTGCCGCATTTTTCCCGTTCTTGTTAACTAGTTTGGGTGTTGCTAATACTGCTAAAAAGGGTGTGGTACCACAATCAGTAATTATTTCATTTTATGTTGGTGCTGCCGTTTTAGTCATTACATCATTGTTCACGATATTCAGAGTACATGAATATGATCCAGAAACCTACGCTCGTTATCATGGAATTAAAGAATCTGATAATCAAGAAGGCGGTGGTTGGATTGAACTGCTTAAGAAGGCGCCAAAAGTCTTCTGGCAAGTGTCATTAGTTCAGTTCTTCTGCTGGATCTCTTTCCAATATCTATCAACTTACGCTACTGGTGCTATTGCACAAAATGTTTGGAATACGACCAATGCCTCCTCTGCAGGCTACCAGATTGCTGGTAACTGGTTTGGTGTTTTAACTGCTGTACAATCAATTGCGGCAGTAGTTTGGTCATATGTTTTAGCGAAGGTTCCAAATAATCACCACAAGCTAGGTTACGGTATCAGTTTGCTACTAGGTGGAGTAGGATATACTTCAATCTTCTTGATTCATTCTCAGGGGTTTTTAATTCTATCCTTCATTTTAATTGGCATCAGTTGGGCTGGTATGAATACTTATCCATTGACGATGGTATCTAATGCTTTATCAGGTAAACACATGGGAACATACTTAGGTTTGTTCAATTGCTCAATCTGCTTACCTCAAATTGTGGCATCACTGCTCAGCTTCATGATTTTCCCAATGGTGGGTAACTCCATGCCAGCAATGATGTTGATTACTGGTATTTCAGGCTTCTTAGGCGCTTTATCAGTTTTAGCAATTAAGGAAACTTACGTAAAATAG
- a CDS encoding oligopeptide ABC transporter substrate-binding protein — MSKAKRYFGALALVSGAALSLVACGNNKNAKTNDAADTHHKFSQTVPVKSVKKGGTLNYAIESDSPFTGIFLPELSDTATDSEVAGPGQEGLFSVNDQYKINNKGAATFKLDRKAKTVTIEVKKGVKWSDGKQVNAKDVEYAYEIIANKDSKSQRYTDSLADIVGLAEYHEGKSKKISGIEMPDGENGRKVVIHFKQMKPGMLQSGNGYFWEYAEPYHYLKDVPFSKLMSSDKVRKQPLFYGPFRVSKLVRGQSVTWERNPHYWRGTPNLEKVSMTVIGTNSVTQAIKSHKFDVAGVVNTQWEDVKNATDTNFIGNVPLSYSYLGFKVGKWDKKAGKNVENKNSKMNNPSLRKAMAYAMNVDAVAKRYYHGLAFRVNTLIPEQFGDYTDKSIKGYPYNLKKANELLDKAGYKKKGEYRVQPNGKKLVINLAVRNNSTTAEPVWRNYIQQWKKVGLDVKFVGGRPMEFNNWVQAVQSDDPRIDVFEGGWSLSSEPSPNDLYNEAAPYNLARFVSPKQTKLLADIDSEKAFNPTYRANAFKKWQKWMYDEAYVVPTTNQYSITAVNKKVTGWSLKPSANTWFTAGFVK, encoded by the coding sequence ATGAGTAAAGCAAAACGATATTTTGGTGCATTAGCACTTGTTTCTGGGGCAGCTTTAAGTTTGGTTGCCTGTGGTAATAATAAGAATGCCAAGACTAATGATGCGGCAGATACACATCACAAGTTCAGTCAAACTGTTCCTGTGAAAAGTGTTAAAAAAGGTGGGACCTTAAATTACGCTATCGAGTCAGATAGTCCCTTCACTGGTATTTTCTTGCCAGAATTATCTGATACTGCTACCGACTCCGAAGTTGCAGGACCAGGACAAGAAGGGTTATTCTCAGTCAACGATCAATACAAGATTAACAATAAAGGTGCTGCTACCTTTAAGCTTGACCGTAAAGCCAAGACCGTAACTATCGAGGTTAAGAAGGGTGTTAAGTGGTCAGACGGCAAGCAAGTTAATGCTAAAGACGTGGAATACGCTTATGAAATTATCGCTAATAAAGACTCCAAGTCACAACGTTATACCGATTCTCTTGCCGACATTGTTGGTTTAGCAGAATATCACGAAGGCAAGAGCAAGAAGATTTCTGGTATTGAGATGCCTGATGGCGAAAATGGCCGCAAGGTCGTAATTCACTTTAAACAAATGAAGCCTGGTATGCTTCAATCAGGTAACGGTTACTTCTGGGAATACGCTGAACCTTACCATTACTTAAAGGACGTACCATTCTCCAAGTTGATGTCTAGTGACAAGGTTAGAAAACAACCACTCTTCTACGGCCCATTCCGCGTAAGCAAGCTTGTTCGTGGTCAATCTGTCACTTGGGAACGTAACCCGCATTACTGGCGTGGTACACCAAACTTGGAAAAGGTATCCATGACAGTCATCGGTACCAACTCAGTTACTCAAGCCATCAAGAGTCACAAGTTCGACGTTGCTGGTGTCGTTAATACCCAATGGGAAGATGTTAAGAATGCCACTGACACTAACTTTATCGGCAATGTGCCTCTATCTTATAGCTACTTAGGCTTTAAGGTAGGTAAATGGGACAAAAAGGCTGGCAAAAACGTTGAAAACAAGAATTCTAAGATGAATAATCCATCATTACGTAAGGCAATGGCTTATGCAATGAACGTTGATGCAGTCGCTAAACGTTACTACCACGGCTTGGCCTTCCGCGTTAACACTTTGATCCCTGAACAATTTGGTGATTATACTGACAAGTCAATCAAGGGTTACCCATACAACTTGAAGAAGGCTAACGAATTATTGGATAAAGCCGGCTACAAGAAGAAGGGTGAATACAGAGTTCAACCTAACGGCAAGAAGTTAGTAATTAACTTGGCTGTTAGAAACAACTCAACTACCGCTGAACCTGTTTGGAGAAACTACATCCAACAATGGAAGAAAGTTGGTTTGGATGTTAAATTTGTCGGCGGCCGTCCAATGGAATTCAACAACTGGGTACAAGCTGTCCAATCTGACGATCCAAGAATCGACGTCTTCGAAGGTGGTTGGTCACTTTCAAGTGAACCATCCCCTAACGACCTTTACAATGAAGCTGCACCATACAACTTGGCTCGTTTCGTTTCACCTAAGCAAACTAAGCTTTTGGCTGATATCGACTCAGAGAAGGCCTTCAATCCTACTTACCGTGCTAATGCCTTCAAGAAGTGGCAAAAGTGGATGTATGATGAAGCATACGTTGTGCCAACTACCAACCAATACTCAATCACTGCTGTTAACAAGAAGGTCACTGGCTGGTCACTTAAGCCTAGTGCCAACACTTGGTTCACTGCAGGTTTCGTAAAATAA
- a CDS encoding LPXTG cell wall anchor domain-containing protein — MTENGKGTATANKPTTPEQNNDQGQKPQAEDQVTENGKGTATANTQGQTPAPVAQSAQAQKLPHTGEAENRLGILGVLTATLGMLGLGWKKRERQ; from the coding sequence GTGACAGAAAATGGCAAGGGCACTGCAACGGCTAACAAGCCAACTACGCCAGAGCAAAACAATGATCAGGGCCAAAAGCCACAAGCTGAAGACCAAGTGACAGAAAATGGCAAGGGCACTGCAACGGCTAATACTCAGGGCCAAACTCCAGCGCCAGTAGCTCAATCAGCTCAAGCGCAAAAGTTGCCACATACTGGAGAAGCTGAAAACCGCTTAGGAATCTTAGGTGTCTTAACAGCTACCCTCGGGATGTTAGGTTTAGGCTGGAAGAAACGTGAGAGACAGTAA
- a CDS encoding mucin-binding protein: MRLDTSRIGKDGLTFTTDTGEKVAYTLTPGWGKYKTYDEWLKEGQDMSAMNALKIGNNLKAGTNFTLTAPLKYIGRTDGEKQFNNIQVVDYGHPNANMGFGFVELHPEKIDTPEAPTTDKESVTTGIYNNPLATATDWYKTEHGEYVAYYTAKGRDGKTYVTGYVAANGKSESIINVDQIDLNTLEYHMIYRNGDEEVAAGISASFADGKTLVVDASRIGADGIRLKSQQGWSYNNGGYRENTSGRLYWSWEDFLKNHNGSVDNLVGINMNAAAFKPGDTIEVVVPVKYIGKLSDRVQSLEFKSEARKDVSVKLYFTTVRMDLSQIKQVILLPAEFISEEPGQSNWKYVKEIAPDMPNGWDAVKISNFPVYKGVFNTDPLLISELPTVIYGTAQYFVDLQEIQKIFTQHGYTVKFANNNGQAQQMPFYAYSTLPLAKFIDGKPIDSSSIWTIQVQAVPALILNKDQYYRADPNAGAWDTTSMIDAIYGADDPGARKSREELDQLPKTDVNISYEYQAPGATTTVKADKVDLTKAGVYTVTYSHTYADGVVVSDSRKVYVDDVKQETKDITRTIIVHAPNGTDQTVTQKATLTREVILDATTGQIKSAGKWSTAKWETYSAPDFKGYTPDVVQVEEATVTKDTQDTTVEINYAANDQQTHVIYVDDDNNGDPIKTEMLNGKTGETVATNIANPDESKYELVGTPEAEYTFAAENNEDVIVHLKHKHGQQVEEKTITRTINVTHPDGSHESIKQTVTLNRTNEVDLATGEVVKDGEWTTGSWEEFVAPEHAGYTPNIAKVEQTDVTADT; encoded by the coding sequence TTGCGGTTAGATACCAGTAGAATTGGTAAAGATGGTTTAACTTTCACTACAGATACAGGTGAAAAAGTAGCCTATACGTTAACACCAGGATGGGGAAAGTATAAAACCTATGATGAATGGCTTAAAGAAGGCCAAGATATGAGTGCGATGAACGCTCTTAAAATTGGCAACAATTTAAAGGCCGGGACTAACTTCACATTAACTGCTCCACTAAAATATATTGGTAGAACTGATGGTGAAAAACAATTTAATAATATTCAAGTTGTAGATTACGGGCACCCAAACGCTAATATGGGATTTGGCTTCGTTGAATTACACCCAGAGAAAATCGATACTCCAGAAGCTCCAACTACTGATAAAGAGTCAGTTACTACCGGTATCTATAACAATCCGTTAGCTACTGCTACAGACTGGTATAAAACGGAGCATGGTGAATATGTTGCATACTATACAGCTAAAGGGAGAGATGGTAAGACCTATGTAACTGGATATGTGGCTGCCAATGGTAAGTCTGAGTCGATTATCAATGTTGATCAGATTGATCTAAATACCTTGGAATACCATATGATTTACCGTAATGGTGACGAAGAAGTAGCGGCCGGTATTTCAGCAAGCTTTGCTGATGGTAAGACTCTAGTGGTTGATGCTAGTCGTATAGGTGCTGATGGTATCCGTTTGAAGAGTCAACAGGGTTGGTCTTATAACAACGGGGGTTATAGAGAGAATACTAGTGGGAGACTCTATTGGAGTTGGGAAGATTTTCTTAAGAACCATAACGGATCGGTAGATAACCTCGTTGGCATCAATATGAATGCAGCCGCTTTCAAGCCGGGCGATACAATTGAAGTAGTTGTTCCTGTTAAGTATATTGGGAAACTTTCTGATCGAGTTCAATCCTTAGAATTTAAATCTGAAGCTAGAAAAGATGTTTCGGTTAAACTCTACTTCACAACTGTGCGCATGGACTTGAGTCAAATTAAACAGGTAATCTTGCTTCCGGCTGAATTCATAAGTGAAGAACCTGGTCAATCAAATTGGAAATACGTTAAAGAGATCGCACCTGATATGCCAAATGGTTGGGATGCAGTAAAGATCAGTAATTTCCCAGTATACAAGGGCGTATTCAACACGGATCCGTTGCTAATCAGTGAGCTACCAACTGTTATCTATGGAACGGCTCAGTACTTTGTTGACCTCCAAGAAATTCAGAAAATTTTTACTCAACACGGCTATACAGTAAAATTTGCTAACAACAATGGTCAAGCACAACAGATGCCATTCTATGCCTACAGTACCTTGCCATTGGCCAAGTTTATTGATGGTAAACCAATTGATTCCTCATCGATTTGGACTATTCAAGTTCAAGCCGTTCCTGCTTTGATCTTGAACAAGGATCAATACTATCGAGCTGATCCAAATGCTGGTGCTTGGGATACTACTTCTATGATCGACGCTATTTATGGTGCCGATGACCCAGGAGCACGGAAGTCACGGGAAGAACTTGATCAGTTACCAAAGACGGACGTCAATATTAGTTACGAATACCAAGCTCCGGGTGCGACTACGACCGTTAAAGCTGACAAAGTGGACTTGACAAAAGCCGGGGTATACACTGTAACTTACAGTCATACTTATGCCGACGGAGTTGTGGTTAGCGATAGCCGCAAGGTTTATGTCGATGATGTTAAGCAAGAAACCAAGGATATTACCCGGACCATTATCGTCCACGCGCCAAACGGAACTGACCAAACAGTTACCCAAAAAGCAACATTGACACGGGAAGTGATTCTTGATGCAACTACTGGGCAAATCAAATCTGCGGGTAAATGGTCTACTGCTAAGTGGGAAACATACTCAGCTCCAGACTTTAAGGGATACACTCCAGACGTGGTCCAAGTCGAAGAAGCAACAGTTACTAAAGATACTCAAGACACGACGGTTGAGATCAACTACGCGGCTAATGACCAACAAACCCACGTGATCTACGTTGATGACGATAACAATGGGGATCCAATCAAGACAGAGATGTTGAACGGGAAGACCGGCGAGACGGTAGCTACTAACATTGCAAATCCAGATGAAAGCAAGTATGAACTGGTTGGAACACCAGAAGCAGAATATACTTTCGCTGCCGAAAACAATGAAGATGTCATTGTGCACTTGAAGCACAAGCATGGGCAACAAGTCGAAGAAAAGACGATCACTCGGACAATCAACGTTACTCATCCAGATGGTAGTCATGAGAGCATCAAGCAAACAGTAACCTTGAACCGGACTAACGAAGTTGATTTGGCAACAGGCGAAGTGGTCAAGGATGGTGAATGGACTACTGGCAGTTGGGAAGAATTCGTTGCTCCAGAACATGCAGGATACACTCCAAACATTGCCAAAGTAGAACAAACAGACGTGACGGCTGATACCTAA